GGCTGGTCTTGTAAAGCGCAATCGGAAAGAGGTCGAGGATGTGCTCGATGTAGCGGATGCTGTTGACATGTCCGTTGATGTCGATGTCGCTGTACTTGGCTGTCAGCGACTCCTCCGCCTCCGTAGCTGCCACCTTGATGCGCGAGGGCTTCTCAATGGGGCAAGGTTCGCTGCACACATAGTCCACGATGCTGCCACCGTGCAGTGCTAACAGGTCGGCGGGCTTGCGGGTGTTGAGGTTAATCATCGCCCATACGGAACGGGCATAGCCTATTTTCTTTCCGTCTTTGTTGAGAATGGCAAAGTTACGGTCGGTAAAGAGGCGGTACACATTCTCCACCCAAGTCTGGATAGAGAAATCTTCGTATTGGTACGGCAGCTCATCCAACTCGATAGCCAGACGGGAGAGCACCCACGTATAGTTGTCCTCGTTCAAGGTGGCAATGCCGAAACCGCGCTCCGTGGCATGGAAGCCCGCACAGTTCAGCAGGTGGTTGCCTAATACGCCTAATGTCAGTCTGCCGGTAAAGTCCACATGGAACGGCTCGGCCACAAACCGATATGTACCTATCTTATTATCCACTTCACTCATTGTTCTTGTTGTTGTTTGCTTTGACTGTATTTCGCCTCCCGGTCCGCCAAGTATTCATTGACACGCTCAAAGCAACTGGTGGTAATTGCCACCCGCCCCGAACGGACAAACTGAAGCACGCACTCCAATGCGCTCAGCTCTTCATAAAGGCTGCTGATTTCCTCGCTCAAGCCATTCTTCTCCACGATTGAGAAGACGGCGTTCACCTCTACGATGCGCGCGTTGTATTTGCGGATTACCTTAGATACTTCCGGCTTTTCCTCCAGCGTGGGAGTGGTTATCTTGTAAAGCGCAATCTCGTGCTGGTAAATCTCATCGTCCGTGAAGTAGTGGGCTTGCAGCACATCTATCTTCTTGGAAATCTGCTTCGTCACCTTCTCAATGGTATCCTTGTCCGTCCATGCGGTAATGGTGTATTTGTGTACACCCTTGATGGAGGATGCGGATACGTTCAGGCTCTCGATATTGATTTGCCTGCGGGTAAACACAGCCGTCACTTGGTTCAGCAACCCGGCGAAGTTCTCGGAATGAACGATAATTGTATATAATGTCTTGTCCATAGTTTCTATATTTAGCATTCCAGCAACATCTGATTGACCGAACCGCCCGGAGGTGTCATCGGCATTACGTTCCCTTCTTCCTCTACGCAGGCTTCGAGCAGGAATGCCCCGTCTGCCGCCAGCATGTCAGCGATGGCCTGCTTCAGTTCCTTGCGGGTGAAGACACGGCGTGCCGGAATGTCGTAGGCGGAAGCAATCTTCAAGTAGTCGGGGTTCATCATGGGCGTGAACGAATAGCGG
Above is a window of Bacteroides helcogenes P 36-108 DNA encoding:
- a CDS encoding acyl-[acyl-carrier-protein] thioesterase, with the protein product MSEVDNKIGTYRFVAEPFHVDFTGRLTLGVLGNHLLNCAGFHATERGFGIATLNEDNYTWVLSRLAIELDELPYQYEDFSIQTWVENVYRLFTDRNFAILNKDGKKIGYARSVWAMINLNTRKPADLLALHGGSIVDYVCSEPCPIEKPSRIKVAATEAEESLTAKYSDIDINGHVNSIRYIEHILDLFPIALYKTSRIRRFEMAYVAESYCGDKLSFYKEDAGAGVYNIEVKKNDAEVVCRSKVVFVQATEQWERTDEGLKTNEIRNLNINVGESHK
- the ilvN gene encoding acetolactate synthase small subunit, with the protein product MDKTLYTIIVHSENFAGLLNQVTAVFTRRQINIESLNVSASSIKGVHKYTITAWTDKDTIEKVTKQISKKIDVLQAHYFTDDEIYQHEIALYKITTPTLEEKPEVSKVIRKYNARIVEVNAVFSIVEKNGLSEEISSLYEELSALECVLQFVRSGRVAITTSCFERVNEYLADREAKYSQSKQQQEQ